A DNA window from Pleurodeles waltl isolate 20211129_DDA chromosome 12, aPleWal1.hap1.20221129, whole genome shotgun sequence contains the following coding sequences:
- the LOC138268432 gene encoding trichohyalin-like: MARLLRAVKLIIDTYSSYSRQQGHEDKLNKDEFNLLIQNEFSDIIEDSDNPQTIATIMKALDENEDGEVDFKEFMALLFKVAIAYYEAVQAEQPQGTHKQKKEAKQFSLESQQTQKENQTKVQQTQPAKEDSLQTSEEVSVKQTTPQEQIYLAKQKDKDKQGALPSKTDRPPKTTSVEKQQESLALESPYWKQDLPKQGEPLKQLEKVVPQAQKEESLPKLKEQCSSSENKQMPLTKMETSKTSDESKQVSSKKQDNSTHNQAVFDTKKDEILKKNEVQLKQEQVTLKTQEPLKQDIPEKKHEILFKGIPKQDTSQKLKDLPYQQKDVSTKENFTEDVFTKQDLPPKDLTQKHELPGEKKDLLQKGLQKEDSTQKAHKVQKKQLDQLEQQASCRKEDPLQKQQEPSQKQDLSQTTEYKGLAQMQEQLKQQTSQKQKVLSQKEHSSQSPQDEVQKQEEEKHESSQKKQDVLKNDNSKKLEQKDDISLKQQDTIQALNKIDQLARGPFEKYDSAQWQPLSPQSDPVFSCKQKEPSPSQEPSQKEKTQKQKTEPEKLSEATTKKGNEGKSHCIQSKQGTYEKTTHEHPLQKQDVLQKQYTSQKEDQTTSHKLLTKTDVSENVESQNKNVDMSQKQHALAPRKGSFEKPDALKEQEHTKKEDASKTQRPTPVQNVLCQKQDCTKQLNPPPEDNQPPKADSLPKGDLHDAYGSSMKKDDKPNKLDPSTKQHSTKKESSPSSKELPTQKQQDMHQVLPDPLQKRDPWQKVDLSPQIKDINPKHQELPHKQESPKEKDTLPAQKGVHKKQGSLKKQRSTQKEDQSLKQKDQSEKHEPSEKQGQKQEDLPKCLHSPNQKADLLQKKDLQQNTEISDLFTKQDPSEKQGGSQKPQDSSSKQLQDKELSEKHDHAQKVETPPLSLSNPIHAVDSSKRKALSQKTDLKQKSGVSKDPQIPVGKQDTAIQPYDIVIPQFESQKLGTSLKDQPAIVTHHTESEPQNQTTKDNIPKTQDLSQKQSIKIQDQTTNEKTQKHKLECAASKDEPIQLTTSNQKPGQSKKEETYHTQKETIKKDEVLKQDISQMLDPFQNTPPSPKQKDPWGQDFPKTQQEPPKMQDVLKKQQDVSSAETGVPGTQPDLSRKQDIPNPYGMFQKQDQHAKHQDLLKKQDPPQKEDQNKNQDHSQKKDLSKEVLKESQSKNTGPDKCQDLTPRHGPSIERSQFGQDPYKKQATPEKLPHLSSEQSSLLKQGQTVNKDALKHGSTQKHDLSQKHDTELKQESINTQDPLLPDPSQKDDLTKKTAQHHKIDSHTKQQDEASKQPPTYYSEKPDSTKNQQEKCQKKETFKKPHTLEKESPRDDQAYLVQPEIIPKPHDLPSTQYHHCETQTSTPKPEKPIKLKPVSKQEDQSENQDSLISLNISQKQDTFQINAPLKKEDTTQKRYDTLQETVKKQEGKEDDPTKQCSPFRQHSPPPPYQQVMSSKEDVTKKQDEPKKYDLSRKKDELSQVQDHSKQDTDKKHDLQKKQQDLLQQDPNQQEVPKQASLETQKMPKTLQASTQVSSPKQDPIKKRESLKKAQSEEYSPFQRHHTIQKQESLKEDLSHEHGNDQKTGTLFKNLDPSKKEEKANEKRVEKEDQPKKIDSVEKHSKQKQDQSQKQDELQKGQLKQGPAQTTHLQELPKIQQASEKQDTVKQGSSQKYNLSEKQDVTKSVLQKDQQKHDPWIEDPSQKQDHSQKTPQTERTCPKQDINEQFKKDQAKQDTFEKQDLVKDDSGQKEDSDTKQAQFWKQGPTNEDSSISKEPVQKCDPADVKDPLKQEVQTKSDSKEKDLNRKQDEKNQDTDQSSTIRKENPSKKLDRMEKEVTEKQTFSQKHNAHVKSQPTQTEHPEKQDHSQKLESSTQELPKEDLSKKQHPFTDQHQTKDTLKQDPSQIKDPQKQKLSHEQDSFKKEHSQIHDLEKDDPHKKHDQLKKEASQKQNKSKTQSTATKQEEIKQETSKKADQIKYDIPEKQGSTTESVIKKEVSTPQDSTKTSDSAKKDSIKKKDSAQMQDQVTHDTSPKTDEPKKQVTKKPESPLIHYQKHDPFKTDSSHKKEPLQQDTSKAPDHQKQDASEKQHKLKQDQATKYLKGDTAQKHDQKQDQCESQDKKKQDSSKKQEPLTEHPLQIYDELKHPLQKQEPPKKGSQQTKESLKQGPSEVNDETEKDVSQKQDLVKDDVSQKHLLKQDQSVKKEPLPKDLHKIKEPLKQNPLQKQNDTPKQQDEIRKQDPTEKHDQSQKSGMTFEKEFQSPATLLEQDPWKIQPNPSKQPEESSKILQDAIKKQNTQLKEDPSKTQDVSQQTLQKTSYGDKEGSLPKQGQSHEFGDTKQTHQGKPEQSYGWRMELLYPPADPEGIPKELDPSQAEKHKTQLNPPAYQTEVSKHITHHILGPQQDDLPLYSLSLQQVPSPQQIPSPKYPLSPEPKDQHQELLWNKFTHQKPLNQHDAAKPHSPTSPYLGMPQQPQSALPYLGPAQQKQPPSPHTGLSQQKQPPSLLLGATQQKEATSPNHGLPQLNKPSSTRPGSPQQKQPSPPHVEPAQPKETSQKVSLSKPKETSCPNIGSTETKETPTSSTGQAQPALTPAPDVALTKLKETQSPSVGPAQLKETSTSNLEPVHPEETPPTNLGLGQPKERPSLNLGSGQPKESPSTNRGKSQPKETPTSPNLGSTQPSETLPTNTVPVPTLEATSKNLGSLEACEQKQPPSLQPPKSLQSQNVPQQQQEKPKPFRWPWQS, translated from the coding sequence GATTCAGATAACCCGCAGACTATTGCAACAATAATGAAAGCACTGGATGAAAATGAAGATGGAGAAGTTGATTTTAAAGAGTTTATGGCTCTGCTGTTCAAAGTTGCCATTGCGTATTATGAGGCAGTGCAGGCAGAACAACCACAAGGTACACACAAGCAGAAAAAGGAAGCGAAACAATTCTCATTGGAATCACAGCAAACTCAAAAGgaaaatcaaactaaagtacaacaaacacaacctgcaaaagaagactcACTGCaaacatcagaggaggtatctgtgaaaCAAACCACACCACAAGAGCAAATATatctagcaaaacaaaaggataaaGATAAACAGGGAGCTCTGCCCTCCAAAACTGACAGACCGCCAAAAACGACTTCAGTTGAAAAGCAACAGGAATCTCTGGCATTGGAGTCTCCATATTGGAAGCAAGATTTGCCTAAACAAGGAGAACCCCTAAAGCAGCTAGAAAAGGTTGTGCCTCAGGCACAAAAGGAAGAATCACTACCAAAACTCAAAGAACAGTGTTCATCATCCGAGAACAAACAAATGCCACTCACAAAAATGGAAACGTCTAAAACGTCAGATGAATCGAAGCAAGTTTCATCCAAAAAACAAGATAATTCAACCCACAACCAAGCAGTATTCGATACAAAAAAGGATGAAATTTTAAAAAAGAATGAGGTACAGTTGAAGCAAGAGCAAGTTACACTAAAAACCCAGGAACCTTTAAAACAGGACATTCCTGAGAAAAAGCATGAGATATTGTTCAAAGGCATACCGAAGCAAGATACATCCCAAAAGCTAAAAGATCTGCCATACCAGCAGAAAGACGTTTCCACAAAAGAAAACTTCACAGAAGATGTGTTCACCAAACAAGATCTACCACCAAAGGATCTCACTCAGAAACATGAGTTGCCAGGTGAGAAAAAAGACCTTCTGCAGAAAGGACTACAGAAAGAAGATTCCACACAGAAGGCCCATAAGGTACAGAAAAAACAACTAGATCAATTGGAACAGCAAGCATCTTGCCGAAAAGAAGATCCCTTGCAAAAGCAGCAAGAACCTTCACAAAAACAAGATCTATCCCAAACAACTGAATATAAAGGTTTGGCACAGATGCAGGAACAATTAAAACAACAGACATCTCAAAAGCAAAAGGTGTTATCCCAGAAGGAACATTCATCACAAAGCCCACAAGATGAAGTGCAAAAACAAGAGGAAGAAAAGCATGAATCATCACAAAAGAAACAAGATGTACTCAAAAATGACAATTCAAAAAAGCTAGAGCAAAAAGATGATATATCACTAAAACAACAAGATACAATACAAGCATTAAATAAAATAGATCAATTGGCACGAGGTCCTTTCGAAAAGTATGATTCAGCACAGTGGCAGCCACTGTCTCCCCAAAGTGATCCTGTTTTCTCCTGTAAGCAAAAAGAGCCATCTCCATCACAAGAACCATCACAGAAggagaaaacacaaaaacaaaaaacagaacctGAGAAACTATCAGAGGCAACCACTAAAAAAGGCAATGAAGGAAAATCCCATTGTATACAGTCAAAACAAGGCACATATGAAAAAACAACACATGAGCACCCATTACAAAAGCAAGATGTTTTGCAGAAACAATATACATCTCAGAAAGAAGACCAGACAACAAGTCACaaacttttaacaaaaacagatGTATCAGAAAATGTGGAAAGTCAAAACAAAAATGTAGATATGTCCCAGAAACAGCATGCTTTAGCCCCAAGGAAAGGTTCTTTTGAGAAACCAGATGCATTGAAGGAACAAGAACATACTAAAAAGGAGGATGCATCTAAAACACAACGCCCAACTCCAGTGCAAAATGTTTTATGTCAAAAGCAAGACTGCACAAAACAATTAAACCCACCACCAGAAGACAACCAACCACCAAAAGCAGATTCATTACCTAAAGGAGATCTGCATGATGCTTACGGCTCTTCCATGAAAAAAGACGATAAACCAAACAAGCTAGATCCATCAACAAAACAACATTCAACAAAGAAGGAATCATCACCATCGTCAAAAGAACTGCCAACTCAAAAACAACAAGACATGCACCAAGTATTGCCAGATCCATTACAAAAGAGGGATCCATGGCAGAAAGTAGACCTTTCACCACAAATCAAGGACATAAACCCAAAACACCAAGAACTCCCTCATAAACAAGAATCTCCCAAAGAAAAAGATACATTGCCTGCACAGAAAGGAGTACATAAAAAGCAAGGGTCTCTAAAGAAACAGCGATCAACACAGAAAGAAGACCAATCCTTAAAACAGAAAGACCAGTCAGAAAAGCATGAGCCCTCAGAAAAACAGGGTCAAAAGCAAGAAGACCTACCAAAGTGCTTACACAGCCCAAACCAAAAGGCAGATCTACTGCAAAAGAAGGATTTACAACAAAACACAGAAATAAGTGATCTTTTCACAAAACAggatccatcagaaaaacaaggtGGATCTCAAAAACCTCAAGACTCATCTTCAAAACAACTGCAAGACAAAGAGCTATCAGAAAAGCATGATCATGCACAAAAAGTGGAGACCCCACCCCTCTCATTGTCAAACCCTATTCATGCAGTAGACAGCAGTAAAAGGAAAGCATTGTCACAAAAAACAGATCTAAAACAGAAGTCAGGTGTGTCAAAGGATCCTCAGATTCCGGTGGGAAAACAAGACACAGCAATACAACCATATGATATTGTAATACCACAGTTTGAAAGCCAAAAACTAGGTACATCGCTGAAGGATCAGCCAGCTATAGTAACACATCATACAGAATCTGAACCACAAAATCAAACAACAAAGGATAACATACCTAAAACACAAGATTTATCACAAAAACAATCTATCAAAatacaagaccaaacaacaaacgaAAAAACACAAAAGCATAAATTGGAATGTGCAGCCTCAAAAGATGAACCCATCCAATTAACAACCTCAAACCAAAAACCAGGTCAATCAAAAAAGGAAGAAACATAtcatacacaaaaggaaacaataAAGAAAGATGAAGTGCTAAAACAAGACATTTCCCAAATGTTAGATCCATTTCAAAATACACCCCCATCCCCAAAACAAAAAGATCCTTGGGGGCAAGATTTTCCAAAGACTCAACAAGAACCCCCTAAAATGCAAGATGTATTAAAAAAGCAACAAGATGTATCATCTGCAGAGACAGGTGTACCAGGGACACAACCAGATCTTTCCAGGAAACAAGATATACCAAACCCATATGGTATGTTCCAAAAACAGGACCAACATGCAAAGCATCAGGACTTGCTGAAGAAACAAGACCCACCTCAAAAAGAAGATCAAAATAAAAATCAAGATCATTCACAAAAGAAAGATTTGTCAAAAGAAGTATTGAAAGAAAGTCAATCTAAGAATACAGGTCCAGACAAATGCCAGGATTTAACACCAAGACATGGGCCAAGCATTGAAAGGAGTCAATTTGGTCAAGATCCATATAAAAAGCAAGCTACACCAGAAAAACTACCTCATTTATCCTCCGAACAGTCCTCTTTATTAAAACAAGGACAAACTGTAAATAAAGATGCACTGAAGCATGGGTCTACACAAAAACATGATCTGTCTCAAAAGCATGACACTGAACTTAAGCAGGAGTCAATCAATACGCAAGATCCTCTGTTGCCAGATCCCTCACAAAAAGATGATCTAACCAAGaaaacagcacaacaccacaaaATAGACTCCCACACGAAGCAGCAAGACGAAGCCTCAAAACAGCCCCCAACATATTACTCTGAAAAGCCAGATTCAACAAAGAACCAGCAGGAAAAATGCCAAAAGAAAGAAACTTTTAAGAAACCACACACATTGGAAAAGGAAAGCCCTAGAGATGATCAAGCTTATTTAGTACAACCAGAGATCATCCCTAAACCACATGATTTACCATCAACACAATACCACCACTGTGAAACACAGACTTCAACCCCAAAGCCAGAAAAACCTATTAAGTTGAAACCAGTTTCAAAACAAGAGGATCAATCTGAAAATCAGGACTCACTGATAAGCCTAAATATATCACAGAAACAAGATACATTTCAAATAAATGCCCCTTTAAAAAAAGAGGATACAACTCAAAAAAGATATGATACATTACAGGAGACAGTCAAAAAGCAAGAAGGTAAGGAAGATGATCCAACAAAACAATGTTCTCCTTTCCGTCAACACTCACCTCCACCTCCTTATCAGCAAGTTATGTCCTCTAAGGAGGATGTCACTAAAAAACAAGACGAGCCAAAGAAATATGATTTGTCCAGGAAAAAAGATGAATTATCTCAAGTTCAAGATCATTCAAAACAAGACACTGACAAAAAACATGATTTACAAAAAAAGCAACAAGACCTATTACAACAAGACCCAAACCAACAAGAGGTACCAAAACAGGCTTCCTTAGAAACACAGAAGATGCCAAAAACTCTGCAAGCTTCCACACAAGTGTCATCCCCTAAACAAGACCCAATAAAGAAAAGGGAGTCCCTAAAGAAAGCCCAGTCTGAAGAATATTCCCCATTTCAACGGCACCATACAATACAAAAGCAGGAATCCTTAAAAGAAGATCTTTCACATGAGCACGGCAATGACCAAAAAACAGGCACACTGTTTAAGAACTTGGACCCctctaaaaaagaagaaaaagcaaatGAAAAAAGAGTAGAAAAAGAAGACCAACCTAAAAAAATAGATTCTgttgaaaaacattcaaaacaaaagcAAGATCAATCCCAGAAGCAGGATGAGTTACAAAAGGgacaattaaaacaaggaccagCACAAACAACACATTTGCAAGAGCTACCTAAAATACAACAGGCTTCTGAAAAGCAAGATACGGTAAAACAAGGTTCCTCACAAAAATATAACCTATCTGAGAAACAGGATGTAACCAAAAGTGTGTTACAAAAAGATCAACAAAAGCACGATCCATGGATAGAGGATCCTTCTCAAAAACAGGATCACAGTCAAAAGACTCCACAGACAGAACGCACATGTCCAAAACAAGATATAAATGAACAATTTAAAAAAGATCAAGCTAAACAAGACACTTTTGAAAAACAAGATCTAGTGAAAGATGACTCAGGCCAGAAGGAGGATTCAGACACAAAACAAGCTCAATTTTGGAAACAAGGTCCAACAAATGAAGACTCATCTATAAGCAAAGAACCAGTACAGAAATGTGATCCAGCTGACGTAAAGGATCCTTTAAAGCAAGAAGTACAAACAAAATCAGATTCAAAAGAAAAAGATCTGAATAGGAAACAAGATGAAAAGAATCAAGACACAGACCAAAGTTCAACTATAAGGAAAGAAAACCCATCTAAAAAATTGGACAGGATGGAAAAAGAGGTTACCGAaaagcaaaccttttcccaaaagcataatgctcatgtgaaatcacaaccGACTCAGACAGAGCATCCAGAAAAGCAAGACCACTCTCAGAAGTTAGAGTCAAGTACACAAGAGCTGCCAAAAGAAGATCTGTCTAAAAAGCAACATCCATTCACAGATCAACATCAAACAAAAGATACACTGAAGCAAGATCCATCTCAAATTAAAGATCCACAGAAACAAAAATTATCTCATGAACAAGATAGCTTTAAAAAAGAGCATTCTCAAATACATGATCTGGAGAAAGACGACCCACATAAAAAACACGATCAACTGAAGAAAGAGGCatctcaaaaacaaaataaatccaaaACACAATCTACAGCCACAAAACAGGAAGAAATTAAACAAGAGACTTCTAAAAAAGCAGATCAAATTAAATATGATATTCCTGAAAAACAAGGTTCGACTACTGAATCAGTAATTAAAAAAGAAGTGTCTACACCACAGGACTCCACAAAAACATCTGACTCGGCAAAAAAAgactctattaaaaaaaaagattcagcTCAAATGCAAGATCAGGTAACACATGACACTTCACCCAAGACAGATGAACCTAAAAAACAAGTTACAAAGAAACCAGAGTCACCATTAATCCATTATCAAAAGCATGATCCATTCAAAACGGATTCATCACACAAAAAAGAGCCACTACAACAAGATACATCTAAAGCACCAGATCACCAGAAACAAGATGCatcagaaaaacaacataaattaaaacAAGATCAAGCTACAAAATATCTAAAGGGTGACACTGCTCAAAAACATGACCAGAAACAAGATCAATGTGAAtcacaagataaaaaaaaacaggattcATCTAAAAAACAAGAACCACTGACAGAACATCCTTTACAGATATATGATGAACTGAAACATCCGTTGCAAAAGCAAGAACCTCCAAAGAAAGGTTCTCAGCAGACAAAAGAGTCACTAAAACAAGGTCCATCAGAAGTAAATGATGAAACAGAAAAAGATGTGTCTCAAAAACAAGATCTAGTGAAAGACGATGTATCTCAAAAGCACCTGCTAAAGCAGGATCAGTCTGTAAAAAAAGAACCACTGCCaaaagatttacacaaaataaaagaGCCACTGAAACAAAATCCACTTCAGAAACAAAATGACACGCCGAAGCAGCAAGATGAAATAAGAAAACAGGATCCAACTGAAAAGCATGATCAATCCCAAAAGAGTGGCATGACTTTTGAAAAAGAATTTCAAAGCCCAGCTACATTGCTAGAACAAGATCCATGGAAGATACAGCCAAACCCTTCTAAACAACCAGAGGAATCATCAAAAATACTGCAGGAtgcaattaaaaagcaaaacacaCAGCTCAAAGAAGATCCATCCAAAACACAGGATGTCTCTCAACAAACACTGCAGAAAACATCATATGGCGATAAGGAAGGTTCACTTCCCAAACAAGGGCAATCGCATGAATTTGGTGATACAAAGCAAACGCATCAGGGAAAACCAGAACAATCATATGGATGGCGGATGGAACTTCTATACCCACCAGCAGATCCTGAAGGTATACCAAAGGAACTTGATCCATCTCAAGCAGAAAAGCATAAGACGCAGCTAAATCCACCAGCTTATCAAACAGAAGtatcaaaacacattacacaccataTTCTTGGGCCCCAGCAAGATGATCTACCATTATATTCACTCTCACTGCAGCAAGTTCCATCCCCACAGCAGATTCCATCCCCAAAATACCCTTTATCTCCAGAGCCAAAAGATCAACATCAAGAATTGTTATGGAATAAATTTACACACCAAAAACCTTTAAACCAACATGATGCAGCAAAGCCACATTCTCCTACATCTCCATATCTAGGGATGCCCCAACAGCCCCAATCAGCCCTACCCTACCTTGGGCCAGCTCAGCAGAAGCAACCACCATCGCCACACACTGGCTTATCACAACAGAAACAACCACCATCATTATTGCTTGGGGCAACCCAACAAAAGGAAGCAACTTCTCCAAATCATGGACTTCCACAACTGAACAAACCATCATCCACACGCCCTGGCTCACCACAGCAAAAGCAACCATCACCTCCACATGTTGAGCCAGCCCAACCCAAGGAAACATCTCAAAAGGTTAGTCTATCCAAACCCAAAGAAACATCATGTCCGAATATAGGGTCAACAGAAACAAAGGAAACACCAACGTCAAGTACTGGGCAAGCCCAACCCGCACTCACACCAGCTCCAGATGTTGCCCTCACCAAACTAAAAGAAACACAGTCTCCAAGTGTTGGGCCAGCCCAATTGAAGGAAACATCAACATCAAATCTTGAACCAGTACATCCTGAAGAAACTCCACCCACAAATCTTGGCCTAGGCCAGCCAAAAGAAAGACCATCTCTAAATCTTGGGTCAGGTCAGCCTAAGGAATCACCATCTACAAATCGTGGAAAGTCCCAACCTAAGGAAACACCAACTTCTCCAAATCTTGGGTCAACCCAACCAAGCGAAACACTACCTACAAATACTGTGCCGGTCCCAACACTGGAAGCTACATCTAAAAATCTTGGCTCCCTTGAGGCATGTGAACAGAAGCAACCACCATCTCTGCAACCCCCTAAGTCACTGCAAAGTCAAAATGTGCCCCAACAACAGCAGGAAAAACCAAAGCCATTTAGATGGCCATGGCAATCATAA